One region of Culex pipiens pallens isolate TS chromosome 2, TS_CPP_V2, whole genome shotgun sequence genomic DNA includes:
- the LOC120416352 gene encoding sorting nexin-8-like isoform X2 produces MSILVESSPVAMGMTSRDRTSLAGASPSKQQRLDDETCHLDTNLNLPSYPDLSRSPSMGETFVSADGPLSSSEEGDDSSDDDEDVLRTRDPVRSPSLNSATAMPMEGRSEIRPMSPGEGPSGSTSISVSMGSNGDESGERSLSEPSILVTIVPEKKGIFLKHSEYEIKSKAYDTEVKRRYKDFVTLHSYLVQKYPYRLIPSLPPKQLMVDSLLEERRRGLQTWLAIIAMHPVLGSSPMLVTFLSDKTPDHLFRMRVAFEKQVDEFSRLRTDVDLPLEDQEKLAASRDRLRKVLHSLHRLRKIFDEQAFRLEQQARDMAEVDLILQGLEVREVFGEKTFDEMSNSAQAVSKQSERYVQLQRNAINERIHVLMELLAAHNELCDRVEKGIFAEYQKALSKSLNISKIKMKSVIRGSGPDNVSTLAQREVAQCGEADALGRRCAFALHCVRSESSLAEKYLQSLPAILLAYASEESQYHSKMSKIWHRLVASESSKLC; encoded by the exons ATGTCCATCCTCGTGGAATCATCTCCGGTTGCCATGGGCATGACGTCACGGGACCGAACCTCCCTAGCCGGTGCCAGCCCCAGCAAGCAGCAGCGCCTGGACGACGAAACGTGCCATCTGGACACGAACCTAAACCTTCCCTCCTACCCAGACCTGTCCCGGTCTCCCTCGATGGGGGAAACCTTCGTGTCCGCCGATGGACCACTTTCGTCCTCCGAAGAAGGCGACGATtccagcgacgacgacgaggacgtaCTCCGGACACGGGACCCGGTGCGGTCACCGTCGTTGAATTCGGCCACGGCCATGCCGATGGAGGGACGGTCGGAAATTCGGCCGATGTCACCTGGGGAGGGACCGTCCGGCTCGACGTCGATTTCGGTTTCGATGGGCTCGAATG GTGACGAATCGGGTGAGAGAAGCCTCAGCGAGCCCAGTATATTGGTCACAATCGTTCCGGAAAAGAAGGGGATCTTTCTGAAGCACTCCGAGTATGAG ATCAAATCAAAAGCCTACGATACGGAAGTAAAGCGCCGTTACAAAGATTTTGTCACCCTTCACAGTTATCTTGTACAAAAGTATCCGTACCG CTTGATTCCCAGCCTCCCGCCCAAGCAGCTCATGGTGGACTCCCTGCTGGAAGAACGTCGCCGCGGTCTCCAAACCTGGCTGGCCATCATCGCGATGCATCCGGTCCTGGGCAGTTCGCCCATGCTGGTAACCTTCCTGAGCGACAAAACCCCGGACCACCTGTTCCGGATGCGGGTCGCGTTCGAAAAGCAGGTCGACGAGTTTAGCCGGCTCCGGACGGACGTCGATCTACCGCTGGAAGATCAGGAAAAACTCGCCGCCAGCCGGGACCGGTTGCGGAAGGTCCTGCACTCGCTGCACCGGCTTCGAAAGATCTTCGACGAGCAGGCCTTCCGGCTGGAGCAGCAGGCCCGCGACATGGCCGAAGTGGATCTGATCCTGCAGGGGCTGGAAGTGCGCGAGGTTTTCGGCGAGAAGACGTTTGACGAAATGTCCAACAGTGCGCAGGCCGTGTCCAAGCAGTCGGAACGGTACGTGCAGCTGCAGCGGAATGCCATCAACGAGCGGATCCACGTGCTCATGGAGCTGCTGGCGGCGCACAA cgAACTCTGTGATCGGGTGGAGAAAGGAATCTTTGCCGAGTACCAGAAAGCTCTCTCAAAGTCGCTCAACATCAGCAAGATCAAGATGAAGAGTGTGATTCGCGGATCGGGG CCCGACAACGTGTCGACGCTGGCCCAGCGCGAGGTCGCCCAGTGCGGCGAAGCGGACGCCCTCGGCCGCCGGTGTGCCTTCGCGCTGCACTGCGTCCGCAGCGAATCGTCCCTTGCGGAGAAGTACCTCCAGTCCCTGCCGGCGATCCTGTTGGCGTACGCGAGCGAGGAGTCCCAGTACCACAGCAAG ATGTCGAAGATTTGGCATCGGTTAGTAGCTAGTGAGTCGTCCAAGTTGTGCTAG
- the LOC120416352 gene encoding sorting nexin-8-like isoform X1 — protein MSILVESSPVAMGMTSRDRTSLAGASPSKQQRLDDETCHLDTNLNLPSYPDLSRSPSMGETFVSADGPLSSSEEGDDSSDDDEDVLRTRDPVRSPSLNSATAMPMEGRSEIRPMSPGEGPSGSTSISVSMGSNGDESGERSLSEPSILVTIVPEKKGIFLKHSEYEIKSKAYDTEVKRRYKDFVTLHSYLVQKYPYRLIPSLPPKQLMVDSLLEERRRGLQTWLAIIAMHPVLGSSPMLVTFLSDKTPDHLFRMRVAFEKQVDEFSRLRTDVDLPLEDQEKLAASRDRLRKVLHSLHRLRKIFDEQAFRLEQQARDMAEVDLILQGLEVREVFGEKTFDEMSNSAQAVSKQSERYVQLQRNAINERIHVLMELLAAHNELCDRVEKGIFAEYQKALSKSLNISKIKMKSVIRGSGPDNVSTLAQREVAQCGEADALGRRCAFALHCVRSESSLAEKYLQSLPAILLAYASEESQYHSKVTDIEYVRSNRWKYFINLSFAADVEDLASVSS, from the exons ATGTCCATCCTCGTGGAATCATCTCCGGTTGCCATGGGCATGACGTCACGGGACCGAACCTCCCTAGCCGGTGCCAGCCCCAGCAAGCAGCAGCGCCTGGACGACGAAACGTGCCATCTGGACACGAACCTAAACCTTCCCTCCTACCCAGACCTGTCCCGGTCTCCCTCGATGGGGGAAACCTTCGTGTCCGCCGATGGACCACTTTCGTCCTCCGAAGAAGGCGACGATtccagcgacgacgacgaggacgtaCTCCGGACACGGGACCCGGTGCGGTCACCGTCGTTGAATTCGGCCACGGCCATGCCGATGGAGGGACGGTCGGAAATTCGGCCGATGTCACCTGGGGAGGGACCGTCCGGCTCGACGTCGATTTCGGTTTCGATGGGCTCGAATG GTGACGAATCGGGTGAGAGAAGCCTCAGCGAGCCCAGTATATTGGTCACAATCGTTCCGGAAAAGAAGGGGATCTTTCTGAAGCACTCCGAGTATGAG ATCAAATCAAAAGCCTACGATACGGAAGTAAAGCGCCGTTACAAAGATTTTGTCACCCTTCACAGTTATCTTGTACAAAAGTATCCGTACCG CTTGATTCCCAGCCTCCCGCCCAAGCAGCTCATGGTGGACTCCCTGCTGGAAGAACGTCGCCGCGGTCTCCAAACCTGGCTGGCCATCATCGCGATGCATCCGGTCCTGGGCAGTTCGCCCATGCTGGTAACCTTCCTGAGCGACAAAACCCCGGACCACCTGTTCCGGATGCGGGTCGCGTTCGAAAAGCAGGTCGACGAGTTTAGCCGGCTCCGGACGGACGTCGATCTACCGCTGGAAGATCAGGAAAAACTCGCCGCCAGCCGGGACCGGTTGCGGAAGGTCCTGCACTCGCTGCACCGGCTTCGAAAGATCTTCGACGAGCAGGCCTTCCGGCTGGAGCAGCAGGCCCGCGACATGGCCGAAGTGGATCTGATCCTGCAGGGGCTGGAAGTGCGCGAGGTTTTCGGCGAGAAGACGTTTGACGAAATGTCCAACAGTGCGCAGGCCGTGTCCAAGCAGTCGGAACGGTACGTGCAGCTGCAGCGGAATGCCATCAACGAGCGGATCCACGTGCTCATGGAGCTGCTGGCGGCGCACAA cgAACTCTGTGATCGGGTGGAGAAAGGAATCTTTGCCGAGTACCAGAAAGCTCTCTCAAAGTCGCTCAACATCAGCAAGATCAAGATGAAGAGTGTGATTCGCGGATCGGGG CCCGACAACGTGTCGACGCTGGCCCAGCGCGAGGTCGCCCAGTGCGGCGAAGCGGACGCCCTCGGCCGCCGGTGTGCCTTCGCGCTGCACTGCGTCCGCAGCGAATCGTCCCTTGCGGAGAAGTACCTCCAGTCCCTGCCGGCGATCCTGTTGGCGTACGCGAGCGAGGAGTCCCAGTACCACAGCAAGGTAACCGACATCGAATACGTTCGCTCGAACCGctggaaatatttcataaacCTTTCTTTCGCCGCAGATGTCGAAGATTTGGCATCGGTTAGTAGCTAG